One Chloroflexota bacterium genomic window carries:
- a CDS encoding protease inhibitor I42 family protein, with product MDKRLWQSMGLWCMVCVVALVACTVARKPLKVVERDTGSMLELRVGDKFDVVLDANPTTGYQWELAGEVRVVQQVGEPEFVPDSNALGAGGKMTIHFQAVAAGEEWLRLVYHRSWEQRVAPAKTFELYILVKEAK from the coding sequence ATGGATAAGCGGTTATGGCAATCTATGGGGTTATGGTGCATGGTGTGTGTGGTGGCTCTAGTCGCTTGCACGGTGGCACGGAAGCCGCTGAAGGTGGTGGAAAGGGATACCGGCAGCATGCTCGAACTGCGCGTCGGAGACAAGTTCGATGTGGTGTTGGATGCTAACCCCACCACGGGGTATCAATGGGAGTTGGCGGGGGAGGTCCGCGTTGTGCAGCAGGTCGGGGAGCCAGAGTTTGTACCGGACAGCAATGCTCTCGGTGCAGGGGGCAAGATGACGATCCATTTTCAGGCTGTGGCTGCGGGGGAAGAGTGGCTGCGCCTCGTCTACCACCGTTCGTGGGAGCAAAGGGTTGCACCAGCAAAGACCTTTGAGTTGTACATTTTGGTCAAGGAAGCCAAATAG
- a CDS encoding inositol monophosphatase family protein, which yields MESLREYLDFAVETAYLAGRLTLGYFQADTRPEFKTDGSPVTVADRRAEELIRQRIERKYPQHFIVGEEYGEQGSEEASHRWFIDPIDGTKSFVCGVPLYGVLLALEIEGDTKVGVTYFPALDEMIAAASGEGCWWNGRRAHVSNVSHLRQAVVAFTSLSLFERYGRGEAWQRIQAATYYCAGWGDAYGYGLVATGRVDVMLDPVMSVWDSAPLLPILQEAGGYFGDWQGNATIYASEGLAATKALLPQLLALIRGEEAGD from the coding sequence ATGGAATCTTTGCGTGAATATTTAGACTTTGCCGTCGAAACAGCCTACCTGGCAGGTAGACTTACACTGGGCTACTTCCAAGCGGATACACGACCTGAGTTCAAGACCGATGGCAGTCCGGTGACAGTGGCGGATCGCCGGGCAGAAGAGTTGATTCGCCAGCGCATCGAGCGGAAATATCCGCAGCATTTCATCGTGGGCGAGGAGTACGGCGAACAAGGCAGCGAGGAAGCGAGCCATCGCTGGTTCATTGACCCCATTGACGGCACCAAATCCTTTGTCTGTGGCGTGCCGCTCTATGGCGTGCTTCTGGCGCTGGAAATCGAAGGAGACACGAAGGTCGGCGTGACCTACTTTCCCGCATTGGATGAAATGATCGCTGCAGCCAGCGGCGAAGGATGCTGGTGGAATGGACGCCGCGCGCATGTTTCGAACGTGTCCCATCTCCGTCAGGCAGTGGTGGCATTTACCTCTTTGAGCCTTTTTGAGCGCTACGGACGAGGAGAAGCATGGCAGCGCATCCAGGCGGCCACTTATTACTGCGCCGGCTGGGGCGATGCCTATGGCTATGGCCTGGTAGCGACGGGGCGGGTGGATGTCATGCTCGACCCGGTGATGAGCGTGTGGGACAGTGCTCCTCTCTTGCCCATCCTGCAGGAAGCGGGTGGCTACTTCGGCGACTGGCAGGGGAATGCCACGATCTACGCCAGCGAAGGCTTGGCCGCAACGAAGGCTCTGCTGCCCCAGTTGCTGGCGCTCATCCGCGGGGAGGAGGCCGGGGATTGA
- a CDS encoding 6-bladed beta-propeller, whose product MKAFRRLVWVVLLCLAWAPLASAQTTEGYAWIRTIGVPHGPGEFKWPCDVAVSPNGLVYVVDNANHRIQVFAADGAFVRQWGGYGIYSGQFNFPTSIAVGPDGSVYVADTGNYRVQVFDANGNFLRKWGGYGTDNGLFSYPSALAIGPDQHIYVADRQSNCIQVFDSQGRFILRWGSEGSGDGQFSSLSDIAVAPNGRVYAADAWNHNIQAFDSSGHFLFKWGRYGTGNSSLGAPAGIAVDRNGYIYVTEGWNHRVQIFDSNGSYLYKFGSYGTADEQFRSPAGIAIAPDGRIYVADYANERIQSFYADRTFAAKWGAPSIGNGQLLWPADVAVAPDGRVYVADTSNHRIQIFDRDGAFLSRWGTQGTNPGQFNLPGSVDIAPDGRVYVADTNNSRIEVFDANGNYLSAWGSYGSADGQFASPSGLAVASSGLVYVVDKNNHRIQVFDGDGNWLNKWGIQGTGPGQFSWPSDVAVDPLGQVYVADTSNHRIQIFGPNGEFLSAFGRFGSGTGMFNSPAGIAVSADGRIFVADTGNHRIQVLDSSGRWLNMWGQQGSINGLFGHPRGIAIDSDGNVYVADTENHRIQVFTCLYYSYRLYLPLASWTAEGR is encoded by the coding sequence ATGAAAGCGTTCAGGCGCTTGGTGTGGGTAGTGCTCTTGTGCTTAGCCTGGGCGCCCCTAGCTTCGGCACAAACTACCGAAGGTTATGCCTGGATTCGGACCATTGGCGTCCCGCATGGCCCTGGCGAATTCAAGTGGCCATGCGATGTTGCGGTGAGTCCCAACGGTCTGGTCTATGTCGTGGACAACGCGAACCACCGCATCCAGGTCTTTGCTGCTGACGGCGCTTTTGTACGACAATGGGGGGGCTACGGCATCTACAGTGGTCAATTCAACTTCCCCACCAGCATAGCGGTTGGGCCTGATGGAAGCGTTTATGTGGCGGACACAGGAAACTACCGCGTGCAAGTCTTCGATGCCAATGGCAACTTCCTGCGCAAATGGGGCGGCTATGGCACCGATAACGGGCTTTTCAGTTATCCCTCAGCCTTAGCCATTGGCCCTGACCAACACATATACGTCGCTGACCGTCAAAGCAACTGCATCCAAGTTTTCGACTCCCAAGGACGTTTCATCTTGCGCTGGGGCTCTGAAGGCAGCGGTGACGGGCAGTTCTCCTCGCTCTCGGATATCGCTGTAGCCCCAAATGGCCGGGTCTACGCTGCCGATGCTTGGAACCACAACATACAAGCCTTCGACAGCAGCGGACACTTCCTCTTCAAATGGGGTCGCTACGGCACCGGCAATAGTTCCCTGGGAGCGCCCGCCGGCATTGCCGTAGATCGCAACGGATACATCTATGTCACAGAGGGCTGGAACCACCGCGTGCAGATTTTCGACAGTAATGGCAGTTATCTGTACAAATTCGGCTCCTATGGCACTGCAGATGAGCAATTCCGCAGCCCTGCAGGCATTGCCATAGCCCCGGATGGACGCATCTATGTCGCCGATTATGCCAACGAGCGCATTCAATCGTTTTACGCTGACCGCACCTTTGCTGCTAAGTGGGGGGCACCCAGCATAGGCAATGGCCAGTTGCTCTGGCCAGCCGACGTCGCAGTAGCCCCTGATGGACGCGTTTATGTTGCTGATACGTCCAATCATCGCATCCAGATTTTCGACCGCGATGGGGCTTTTCTCAGCCGATGGGGCACGCAGGGGACAAACCCCGGCCAATTCAACCTCCCAGGCAGCGTGGACATTGCACCCGATGGGCGCGTTTACGTTGCAGATACCAATAACAGCCGCATCGAGGTATTCGACGCCAATGGCAATTACCTGAGCGCATGGGGGAGCTATGGCAGCGCAGATGGCCAATTCGCTTCACCCTCGGGTCTGGCGGTTGCATCGTCAGGGCTGGTGTACGTGGTGGATAAGAACAACCACCGCATCCAGGTCTTTGACGGTGACGGAAACTGGCTCAATAAATGGGGTATCCAGGGCACAGGCCCTGGACAGTTCTCCTGGCCTTCGGACGTTGCAGTGGACCCATTGGGGCAAGTATACGTGGCAGACACCTCCAACCACCGCATCCAGATCTTTGGCCCCAACGGCGAGTTTCTATCCGCCTTTGGCAGGTTTGGCTCTGGTACAGGCATGTTCAACTCGCCCGCAGGCATAGCAGTTAGCGCAGATGGCCGCATCTTTGTTGCAGATACCGGCAATCACCGCATCCAGGTCCTGGACAGCAGTGGTAGGTGGCTCAACATGTGGGGACAGCAAGGTTCTATCAATGGACTCTTTGGCCACCCGCGTGGCATAGCCATAGACTCGGATGGAAACGTCTATGTCGCTGACACCGAGAATCATCGTATCCAGGTCTTTACATGCCTGTATTATTCCTACCGGCTGTACCTCCCTCTGGCTTCCTGGACGGCAGAGGGTCGCTGA
- a CDS encoding glycosyltransferase family 4 protein: MTIYIDISAAIHQRAGLARYAEGLASALLTHHYGQKHRFGLFYNGNGQARMAPILHNVPTDVPIRTVRAGYKPWRMAVWLGQLLGVGFNRLLPDAELYHATEHLLMPLRDIPTVLTVHDLVYHLYPAYHKRLNYWFLNTAMPLFVRRASALITISESSKRDLMRIYQVPEDKITVVYEAASPAFYPAPAEQVAEIKARYGLPEQYLLALGTIEPRKNLIRLVEALRLLRQKYPQLALVIVGSAGWLYQDFFQMLEKLDDPKAVLLSGYVPDEDLPAIISGAEAYVLASLYEGFGLPILEAMACGTPVVCSNTSSMPELGGDAARYFDPHDVRDMAATIGTVLADADLRAEMRQRGLTQAARFSWQRAAQETLAVYERLLSPKPN, from the coding sequence ATGACCATTTACATTGACATCTCTGCCGCTATCCACCAACGGGCAGGGCTGGCACGCTATGCCGAGGGTTTGGCTAGCGCTCTGCTGACCCACCATTATGGTCAGAAGCATCGCTTTGGCTTGTTCTACAACGGCAACGGGCAGGCAAGAATGGCACCCATATTGCACAATGTGCCCACAGACGTGCCCATACGCACCGTTCGTGCTGGTTACAAGCCTTGGCGCATGGCAGTCTGGCTGGGTCAACTGCTGGGCGTGGGTTTCAATCGCCTGCTGCCCGACGCCGAACTCTATCACGCCACCGAGCACCTGCTCATGCCCTTGCGCGACATCCCAACCGTGCTGACCGTCCACGACCTGGTCTATCACCTCTACCCTGCCTATCACAAACGCCTGAACTATTGGTTCCTAAACACCGCTATGCCCCTCTTCGTGCGACGCGCCAGCGCGCTCATCACCATCTCCGAGTCCAGCAAACGCGACCTAATGCGCATTTACCAGGTGCCGGAAGACAAAATCACCGTGGTATATGAAGCCGCATCCCCTGCCTTCTATCCTGCGCCAGCCGAGCAAGTGGCGGAGATCAAGGCTCGCTATGGTTTGCCCGAACAATACCTCCTCGCCTTGGGCACCATCGAGCCGCGCAAGAACCTGATCCGTTTGGTAGAAGCCCTGCGCTTGCTGCGCCAGAAGTACCCCCAATTAGCCTTGGTCATTGTCGGCAGCGCCGGCTGGCTGTACCAGGACTTTTTCCAGATGCTGGAGAAACTGGACGATCCCAAAGCCGTGCTCCTCTCTGGCTATGTGCCCGATGAGGACTTGCCAGCTATCATCAGTGGGGCAGAAGCCTACGTCCTAGCCTCTCTGTACGAAGGCTTTGGACTGCCCATACTGGAGGCCATGGCTTGCGGCACGCCTGTGGTATGCAGCAATACCTCCAGCATGCCCGAACTGGGGGGTGATGCTGCACGTTACTTTGACCCGCACGATGTACGAGACATGGCCGCAACCATTGGCACGGTGCTTGCGGATGCCGACCTCCGCGCCGAAATGCGCCAGCGTGGCCTAACCCAAGCCGCGCGCTTTTCCTGGCAACGCGCCGCACAAGAAACCCTCGCCGTGTACGAACGCTTGTTGAGCCCAAAACCTAATTGA
- a CDS encoding alpha-amylase, translated as MNRHHIKIFALVALLLLSSCARIAPTPTAEPTTAPPKTAEPTPRPASTPPLPIPGGLKPGWWNDCIFYVLLVRSFYDSDGDGNGDLKGLMEKLDYLNDGNPDTDSDLGVNALWLMPVYKSAAYHGYAATDYYNIEPHYGDNETFRQLVSEAHRRGIYVIVDIALNHTSEKHPWFLESLTGPTSSYRDWYIWSDTDPGWRGPDQRRVWYQRDGSYYYAFFGPSLPDLNLRNEVVTQQMLDVIRFWLQDMGVDGFRLDAIRHLIEEGTQQESTPSTHQWLKRFYSFYKGLQPNAFAIGEVTGPTSERLGYYHEEVDMCFEFDWANAAVTSLDQGDPTLFRTQQGIIHSLYPKGQYGTFLALQDHNRIITQLRDSLPKARLAATLLLTSPGVPFLYYGEEIGMRGAKPDVFIRRPMQWANTRAAGFTTGRPWMDVDLNYNEVNVESQLGDPDSLLSHYRRLTRLRLQYRALRTGDWMPLESSAKQVYAYLRHAPNADILVLLNFADRVIRDWYLIATQSPIPAGQYTPQDLLGKETIAPLTVGAGGSISGYTPLPTLAPLTGYVILIRS; from the coding sequence ATGAACCGGCACCATATTAAAATCTTCGCTCTCGTTGCCCTCCTATTGCTGAGCAGTTGCGCCAGAATAGCGCCGACGCCCACTGCTGAGCCCACCACTGCCCCGCCCAAGACCGCTGAACCCACGCCGCGCCCAGCCAGCACACCCCCGTTGCCCATCCCAGGCGGACTGAAGCCTGGTTGGTGGAACGACTGCATCTTCTACGTCCTCCTGGTGCGCAGTTTCTACGATAGCGACGGCGACGGCAATGGTGACCTCAAGGGTCTGATGGAGAAACTGGACTATCTCAACGACGGCAACCCAGATACGGATTCCGATCTAGGCGTCAACGCTTTGTGGCTCATGCCCGTATACAAATCCGCTGCATATCATGGCTACGCCGCCACCGATTACTACAACATCGAGCCCCACTATGGCGACAACGAAACCTTCCGCCAACTGGTCAGCGAAGCACACCGCCGGGGCATCTATGTCATCGTGGACATCGCCTTGAACCACACTTCGGAAAAGCATCCCTGGTTCCTGGAATCCCTCACCGGTCCCACCTCCTCCTATCGCGATTGGTACATCTGGTCGGATACGGATCCGGGATGGCGCGGCCCCGATCAGCGCCGGGTCTGGTATCAGCGCGACGGCAGTTACTATTACGCCTTTTTCGGTCCCTCCCTGCCGGACCTGAACCTACGCAACGAGGTGGTGACGCAGCAGATGCTGGATGTCATCCGCTTCTGGCTGCAGGACATGGGGGTGGATGGCTTTCGCTTGGATGCCATCCGCCACCTCATCGAAGAGGGGACGCAGCAAGAGAGCACGCCCTCTACGCATCAATGGCTGAAACGCTTCTACTCGTTCTACAAAGGGCTGCAGCCCAATGCCTTCGCCATCGGCGAGGTAACCGGCCCCACTTCCGAGCGCTTGGGCTATTACCATGAGGAAGTGGACATGTGCTTCGAGTTCGATTGGGCCAATGCCGCTGTGACCAGCCTGGATCAAGGCGATCCCACGCTGTTCCGAACCCAACAAGGCATCATCCACTCCCTCTATCCCAAGGGACAGTACGGCACCTTCCTGGCATTGCAGGACCACAACCGCATCATTACCCAACTGCGCGATAGCCTGCCCAAGGCACGTCTGGCTGCCACGCTCCTGCTGACTTCACCCGGGGTGCCCTTCCTATACTATGGCGAGGAAATTGGCATGAGAGGCGCCAAACCCGATGTCTTCATCCGGCGACCAATGCAGTGGGCGAACACACGCGCCGCTGGCTTCACCACGGGGCGCCCCTGGATGGATGTGGACCTGAACTACAACGAGGTCAACGTGGAGAGCCAACTAGGCGATCCAGATTCTCTGCTCAGTCACTACCGGCGCCTGACCCGTCTGCGCTTGCAGTATCGCGCCCTGCGCACCGGCGACTGGATGCCCCTGGAATCCAGCGCTAAGCAGGTCTATGCCTACCTGCGCCACGCACCCAATGCCGACATACTGGTTCTGCTCAACTTTGCGGATCGCGTCATCCGCGACTGGTATCTGATCGCTACGCAGAGCCCCATCCCAGCCGGCCAATATACACCACAAGACCTGCTGGGCAAAGAAACCATTGCCCCACTGACCGTGGGCGCAGGAGGCAGCATCAGCGGCTACACACCGCTCCCCACGCTGGCTCCGCTCACTGGATATGTCATCCTAATCCGTTCGTAA
- a CDS encoding ABC transporter ATP-binding protein has translation MTLAGLALMAGSLISLALPWALRALVDSVFVSREQSQLNRLILSLLVLFLLQALFTFVQSYALTFVAQRVTVDLRRAIYDRMVGLPLRFLTERRVGELVSRVTNDITVIQAMLTETPIYLLREIITLAGGGVLMLVMNWQLTVLVFVLVPVILGVSALFGRPLRRLSTAVQDRLADATAVLEETLAGVRVVKSFVQEDSERRRFGRYVEAGFGTAMQRTRLRAAFMALISFLGLGFILALLWFGGQQVLAGMMTPGEMVAFLVYMMLVSGPMAAMAGLYSQVQEAIGAARRVLELMRAEPEPLDDAQAPELPPVKGLVRFVDVHFSYNGVEPVLQGIDLEVQPGEVIALVGHSGEGKTTLVSLLLRFYEPTQGRIEIDGYDIRRVRLRSLREQIGLVPQDIFLFGGTVRENIAYGKPGASDEEIAAVARAACAEEFIVNLPEGYDTVIGERGVRLSSGQRQRLAIAQALLKDPRILILDEPTSSLDAEAEHEVQMALERLMRGRTIFIIAHRLATVQRADRIVVLEGGKIVEQGTHWELMAAGGVYHRLYTLQFAER, from the coding sequence ATGACTCTGGCTGGGCTAGCGCTGATGGCAGGCAGTCTCATCAGCCTAGCCTTGCCTTGGGCGCTGCGTGCTCTGGTAGACTCGGTGTTCGTCAGCCGAGAGCAGAGCCAACTCAACCGATTGATTCTGAGCCTGTTGGTGCTCTTTTTGCTGCAGGCATTGTTCACCTTTGTCCAAAGTTATGCGCTCACTTTCGTGGCACAACGGGTGACGGTGGACCTGCGGCGAGCCATCTATGACCGCATGGTTGGTCTGCCGCTGCGTTTTCTGACTGAGCGGCGCGTGGGCGAATTGGTCTCACGGGTGACGAACGATATCACCGTGATTCAGGCCATGCTGACCGAAACTCCTATCTACCTCCTGCGCGAGATCATCACTCTGGCCGGCGGCGGTGTCTTGATGCTGGTAATGAACTGGCAACTGACTGTGCTGGTGTTTGTCCTCGTGCCAGTGATCTTGGGTGTTTCCGCCTTATTCGGGCGACCTTTGCGGCGCTTGTCCACAGCCGTGCAGGATCGCTTGGCCGATGCCACTGCGGTCCTGGAGGAGACGCTGGCGGGGGTACGCGTGGTCAAATCCTTCGTCCAGGAGGATTCGGAACGACGCCGCTTTGGGCGCTATGTCGAAGCAGGTTTTGGCACGGCGATGCAACGCACTCGCCTGCGCGCAGCGTTCATGGCCTTGATTAGTTTTTTGGGACTGGGGTTCATCCTGGCTCTGTTGTGGTTTGGTGGGCAGCAGGTCCTGGCGGGCATGATGACTCCTGGCGAGATGGTGGCTTTTCTGGTGTACATGATGCTGGTGAGCGGGCCGATGGCGGCGATGGCTGGCCTGTATTCACAGGTGCAAGAGGCGATTGGTGCAGCGCGACGCGTGTTGGAACTGATGCGGGCCGAGCCCGAGCCTTTGGACGATGCGCAGGCTCCAGAGTTGCCGCCGGTGAAGGGATTGGTGCGCTTTGTGGATGTGCATTTCAGTTACAACGGCGTGGAACCGGTCTTGCAGGGGATCGACCTAGAGGTCCAACCTGGCGAGGTCATCGCTTTGGTTGGGCACAGTGGGGAGGGGAAGACCACTCTGGTCAGCCTGCTACTGCGCTTCTACGAACCGACCCAGGGACGCATTGAAATTGATGGCTACGATATCCGTCGCGTGCGCTTACGCAGCCTGCGCGAGCAGATCGGGCTAGTGCCACAGGATATCTTCCTCTTTGGTGGGACGGTGCGCGAGAACATTGCCTATGGCAAGCCCGGGGCCAGCGATGAGGAGATCGCCGCGGTGGCACGCGCCGCTTGTGCCGAGGAGTTCATTGTCAATCTACCGGAAGGTTATGATACGGTGATTGGCGAGCGTGGGGTGCGGCTTTCGAGCGGGCAGCGCCAGCGGCTGGCTATCGCGCAGGCGCTGCTGAAGGATCCGCGCATCTTGATTTTGGACGAACCCACGTCTTCGTTGGATGCAGAAGCGGAGCACGAAGTGCAGATGGCGCTGGAGCGGCTGATGCGCGGACGAACTATATTCATCATTGCGCACCGTCTGGCGACCGTGCAGCGAGCTGACCGCATCGTGGTGCTGGAGGGCGGCAAGATCGTGGAGCAGGGCACGCATTGGGAGTTGATGGCTGCCGGTGGCGTGTATCACCGCTTGTACACGCTACAGTTTGCAGAGAGGTAA
- a CDS encoding TraR/DksA C4-type zinc finger protein, whose protein sequence is MGTAMDERERPGYGTHMADNATEVFEQAKNLAVRQRLRHTLNLVNKALEKMEKGTYGICEQCGDPIDPARLKALPYATLCMYCQARAEMRSSR, encoded by the coding sequence ATGGGCACAGCGATGGACGAACGCGAGCGCCCGGGTTATGGCACGCACATGGCAGATAACGCAACGGAGGTCTTTGAACAGGCCAAGAATTTGGCAGTCCGCCAGCGTCTGCGTCATACGCTCAATCTAGTCAACAAGGCATTGGAGAAGATGGAAAAGGGTACATATGGAATCTGCGAGCAGTGTGGAGATCCCATTGACCCGGCGCGGCTGAAGGCGCTGCCTTATGCCACGCTATGCATGTACTGCCAGGCACGCGCTGAAATGCGGAGCTCACGTTAA
- a CDS encoding prolyl oligopeptidase family serine peptidase → MKYLAFLLSVAVMSMLVGCTSAGHPSASPVVRQVALSPTHTATATPIAPTSTPTATASPVPATATPSPTATPSMSPSPTPRPWSGQQACSTTVQVEGAGGMTEIVQVHYLLYLPQDYRQEEGRKWPLVLFLHGSEERGENPGLLKREGLPKMLEGRPDFPAVVISPQCPQGKRWVSRVHILGAFLDQVQSLYAIDAERVYLTGISMGAYGAWALALRYPQRFAAMVPIAGGANAVSDEVPQNMCDLKELPIWVFHGRLDQNVPYTDSEKAVLALQECGGNVRFTLYDDAAHTQAWERAYADEELYAWLFAQQR, encoded by the coding sequence TTGAAGTACCTGGCGTTTTTGCTCTCCGTCGCGGTCATGAGCATGCTGGTAGGCTGCACAAGTGCCGGTCATCCCAGCGCCTCTCCGGTTGTGCGCCAGGTTGCTCTTTCCCCGACGCATACAGCAACGGCTACACCCATTGCTCCGACTTCCACCCCCACCGCTACAGCCTCGCCCGTGCCGGCAACCGCTACGCCAAGCCCTACCGCGACGCCGAGCATGAGCCCATCGCCTACGCCCCGCCCCTGGAGCGGACAGCAAGCCTGCTCAACCACGGTGCAGGTAGAAGGCGCTGGCGGCATGACGGAGATCGTTCAGGTCCATTATCTCTTGTATCTTCCCCAGGATTATAGGCAGGAGGAGGGGCGGAAATGGCCGCTCGTCCTGTTCTTGCATGGCTCGGAAGAACGTGGCGAGAACCCAGGCCTGCTGAAGAGGGAGGGACTGCCCAAAATGCTGGAGGGGCGTCCCGATTTCCCGGCAGTGGTCATATCGCCGCAATGTCCCCAGGGAAAGCGCTGGGTGTCTCGGGTGCACATCTTGGGTGCTTTCCTGGATCAAGTGCAGTCCCTGTACGCCATTGATGCCGAACGCGTCTATCTGACAGGCATCAGCATGGGGGCGTATGGGGCGTGGGCACTGGCGCTGCGCTATCCGCAGCGTTTTGCTGCCATGGTGCCCATCGCCGGCGGAGCTAACGCTGTGAGTGACGAGGTGCCGCAGAACATGTGCGATCTGAAGGAACTGCCCATCTGGGTTTTCCATGGGCGGCTGGACCAGAATGTGCCCTACACCGATTCGGAGAAAGCGGTGCTGGCACTGCAGGAATGCGGGGGCAATGTGCGCTTCACGCTCTACGATGATGCGGCGCACACGCAGGCTTGGGAGCGGGCATACGCTGATGAAGAACTATATGCCTGGCTGTTTGCGCAGCAAAGATAG
- a CDS encoding DUF998 domain-containing protein: MTRKSFLRVAGLCGVIAPVVSLGMIFFAVAISPWFNWHTNALSDLGVHPGTAGWFNAALIIGGVLTATLAIGVGQWIGPGWIGYCGTAAAFIGAVGLIGVGVFPENYGGVHWYAAATYFLITPVGYVLLGAATWCKGQRVHGALTIAAGIGAFLAIMGVPHNGLAVPEIVATLILTSRVFATGMRLLLE, encoded by the coding sequence ATGACAAGGAAGTCTTTCCTCCGCGTGGCCGGACTATGCGGCGTGATTGCTCCGGTCGTTTCACTGGGCATGATCTTCTTTGCCGTTGCCATTTCGCCCTGGTTCAACTGGCACACCAATGCGTTGAGCGACTTGGGGGTCCACCCTGGAACGGCTGGCTGGTTCAACGCGGCGCTGATCATCGGCGGCGTGCTTACTGCCACACTGGCTATCGGCGTGGGGCAATGGATTGGGCCAGGCTGGATTGGTTATTGCGGGACGGCAGCGGCATTCATCGGCGCTGTGGGGCTGATTGGGGTTGGAGTGTTCCCGGAGAACTATGGTGGAGTGCACTGGTACGCCGCAGCGACCTATTTTCTCATCACGCCCGTTGGTTATGTGTTGCTCGGCGCGGCAACATGGTGCAAAGGGCAACGAGTGCATGGTGCGCTGACGATCGCTGCTGGAATAGGCGCTTTCCTAGCAATCATGGGTGTCCCTCACAATGGCTTGGCGGTGCCAGAGATTGTGGCGACGTTGATCTTGACCAGCCGGGTGTTTGCGACGGGCATGAGGTTGTTGTTGGAATAG
- a CDS encoding C69 family dipeptidase, whose amino-acid sequence MCDTLVAVGEATADGTTILAKNSDREPNEAQVLTYIPRARHEPGSKVKCTYIEVPQVAETYEVILSRPFWMWGCEMGANEHGVAIGNEAVFTREPYGKEPGLLGMDMMRLALERADTARKALDIIVELLATYGQSGNCGFQHKTYYHNSFIIADPEEAWVLETAGKYWAAERVRGVRTISNGLTIGNKWDLASPGLVEHAIEKGWCKSKEDFHFARCYSDFLYTRLDGCRPRQCRSTALLEEQQGRITPQVMMSVLRDHGSGAVADATWNPSRGWVMDTICVHAGLGPTRPSQSTGAMVAHLARDLPTYWLTGTSGTCTGIFKPVYLGGAGLPDLGPEPSGHYDEQSLWWTHERLHRAVIQDYATRMTLYRSERDALEQAFLGEAAEMYAQYRGMSVEERAPFLRDFTASCFARAREATVRWSEMVSATPVKHKPSWLFRLAWDGFNKAAEFKIEHSV is encoded by the coding sequence ATGTGTGATACACTGGTGGCAGTGGGCGAGGCTACTGCTGATGGCACGACAATCCTGGCCAAGAACAGCGATCGCGAGCCAAACGAAGCCCAGGTGCTGACGTACATCCCGCGCGCCAGGCACGAGCCTGGGAGCAAAGTCAAGTGCACCTATATCGAGGTTCCACAGGTGGCGGAAACGTACGAAGTGATCCTCTCGCGCCCCTTCTGGATGTGGGGATGCGAGATGGGTGCCAACGAACACGGTGTGGCGATAGGCAATGAAGCCGTGTTCACCAGGGAACCTTATGGCAAGGAACCGGGTCTATTAGGTATGGACATGATGCGCTTGGCCTTGGAACGCGCGGATACAGCACGCAAAGCACTGGATATCATCGTGGAACTCCTGGCGACCTATGGCCAGAGCGGCAATTGCGGCTTTCAGCACAAGACGTACTATCACAACTCGTTCATCATCGCCGATCCCGAAGAGGCATGGGTATTGGAGACGGCAGGCAAGTACTGGGCGGCAGAACGAGTGCGCGGCGTGCGCACTATTTCCAATGGCTTGACCATTGGAAATAAGTGGGACCTGGCTTCGCCTGGGCTGGTGGAACATGCCATCGAGAAGGGATGGTGCAAATCCAAGGAGGATTTCCATTTTGCCCGTTGTTATTCGGATTTCCTGTACACGCGCTTGGATGGCTGTCGGCCACGGCAGTGCCGTTCCACTGCGCTGCTGGAGGAGCAGCAGGGACGCATTACGCCGCAGGTGATGATGTCCGTGCTGCGCGATCACGGCTCTGGCGCGGTTGCCGATGCTACCTGGAACCCTAGCCGGGGCTGGGTGATGGATACCATTTGCGTACATGCTGGGCTGGGGCCGACGCGTCCAAGCCAGTCAACGGGGGCGATGGTGGCTCACCTGGCGCGCGACCTGCCCACGTATTGGCTGACCGGCACCTCCGGGACATGCACGGGCATCTTCAAGCCGGTGTACCTGGGCGGAGCTGGGCTGCCCGACCTGGGACCAGAGCCAAGCGGCCACTACGACGAGCAGTCGTTATGGTGGACGCACGAGAGATTGCACCGCGCTGTGATCCAGGATTATGCAACGCGGATGACCTTGTACCGCAGCGAGCGCGATGCACTGGAGCAAGCCTTCCTGGGTGAGGCAGCAGAGATGTATGCCCAATACCGTGGCATGAGCGTAGAGGAGCGGGCGCCTTTCCTGCGGGATTTTACCGCCTCGTGCTTTGCGCGAGCGCGGGAGGCGACAGTGCGTTGGTCTGAAATGGTTTCAGCAACGCCGGTGAAGCACAAACCATCCTGGCTGTTTAGGCTGGCCTGGGATGGCTTCAACAAAGCAGCAGAGTTCAAGATAGAGCATTCGGTATAG